One stretch of Micromonospora echinospora DNA includes these proteins:
- a CDS encoding macro domain-containing protein: MAEFRIVRGDATSPQAKGPKIVAHVCNDLGGWGKGFVLAVSRRWPEPERDYREWHRHRAGNDFGLGAVRLVRVAPDLWVANMVGQRGMRRGSAGPPIRYDAVERCLAAVADRAEELGASVHMPRIGCGLAGGSWQRIEPLIRRALSERGIPVTVYDR, translated from the coding sequence ATGGCGGAGTTCCGGATCGTGCGCGGTGACGCGACGAGCCCGCAGGCGAAGGGCCCCAAGATCGTCGCGCACGTCTGCAACGATCTGGGCGGCTGGGGAAAGGGCTTCGTCCTCGCCGTCTCGCGGCGGTGGCCCGAGCCGGAACGCGACTACCGGGAGTGGCACCGGCACCGGGCCGGCAACGACTTCGGGCTGGGCGCCGTCCGGCTGGTCCGGGTCGCGCCGGACCTGTGGGTGGCCAACATGGTGGGCCAGCGCGGGATGCGCCGGGGCAGCGCCGGGCCGCCGATCCGGTACGACGCGGTGGAGCGCTGCCTCGCAGCTGTGGCCGACCGGGCCGAGGAGCTGGGCGCGTCGGTGCACATGCCGCGCATCGGCTGCGGGCTGGCCGGCGGCTCGTGGCAGCGGATCGAGCCGTTGATCCGGCGCGCGTTGTCCGAGCGCGGCATCCCGGTGACCGTCTACGACCGGTAG
- a CDS encoding DUF1622 domain-containing protein translates to MPTKEIVQHVGALLDLAGVLVIAVGVAVATAVFAVRCARTRQVVAHYRAYRQGVGRAILLGLEFLVGGDIIRTVAVSPTFTSVGVLALIVLVRTFLSFSLEVELDGRWPWQGRPPADRPSVGARPQR, encoded by the coding sequence GTGCCGACGAAGGAGATCGTCCAGCACGTCGGGGCGCTGCTGGACCTGGCCGGGGTGCTGGTGATCGCGGTCGGCGTCGCGGTCGCCACGGCGGTGTTCGCGGTGCGCTGCGCCCGGACCCGGCAGGTGGTGGCGCACTACCGCGCGTACCGGCAGGGGGTGGGCCGAGCCATCCTGCTCGGCCTGGAGTTCCTGGTCGGCGGCGACATCATCCGGACCGTCGCGGTGTCGCCCACGTTCACCAGCGTCGGCGTGCTGGCGCTGATCGTGCTGGTCCGCACCTTCCTCAGCTTCTCGCTGGAGGTGGAGCTGGACGGCCGTTGGCCCTGGCAGGGCCGCCCTCCGGCGGACCGGCCGAGCGTGGGCGCCCGTCCCCAGCGCTGA
- a CDS encoding TcmI family type II polyketide cyclase → MVFRNVIVCHMVPGSDQIVGDVFGHYDQATRPQDLGVIGRYLLSHHDLYLHVIEREQDPRISGQTRGLPAFQKIAEEIGPYVTPYPRYWKNPSDSVAKEFYHWAPEGEPPADTTLTVIVGRIKPGAEPDVARVFTESDAGSLPTDLGVTGRWLYSIDDVYVHLLEQESSAAEATRDQHGDKPAFGKVMQDLGPYIEPYRPDRWQGPQDSVATVFYRWQAQD, encoded by the coding sequence ATGGTCTTCCGCAACGTGATCGTCTGTCACATGGTCCCCGGCAGCGACCAGATCGTCGGCGACGTCTTCGGCCACTACGACCAGGCCACCCGGCCGCAGGACCTCGGCGTCATCGGCCGTTACCTGCTGTCGCACCACGACCTCTACCTCCACGTGATCGAGCGGGAGCAGGACCCGCGGATCTCCGGGCAGACCCGCGGGCTGCCCGCCTTCCAGAAGATCGCCGAGGAGATCGGCCCGTACGTCACCCCGTACCCGCGCTACTGGAAGAACCCGTCGGACTCGGTGGCCAAGGAGTTCTACCACTGGGCGCCCGAGGGCGAGCCGCCCGCCGACACCACGCTCACCGTCATCGTCGGGCGGATCAAGCCCGGCGCCGAGCCGGACGTGGCGCGGGTCTTCACCGAGTCCGACGCCGGGTCGCTCCCGACCGACCTCGGGGTCACCGGGCGCTGGCTGTACTCGATCGACGACGTCTACGTCCACCTGCTCGAACAGGAGTCGTCGGCGGCCGAGGCCACCCGGGACCAGCACGGCGACAAGCCCGCCTTCGGCAAGGTGATGCAGGACCTCGGCCCGTACATCGAGCCGTACCGGCCGGACCGGTGGCAGGGCCCGCAGGACTCGGTGGCCACCGTCTTCTACCGCTGGCAGGCCCAGGATTGA
- a CDS encoding cytochrome P450 family protein, giving the protein MSDDVMPASELYTDAFAADPYPALARLRADRPVCPVGSPRFDSWLITRFDDARTALTDPRLSKDLYGPEQHYLKIFGPNSEGLNRNMLNSDPPEHTRLRRVVSQAFAPRRIEALRPRVATIVDQLIDKMAPHGEADLMHDFAIPLPMTVICELLGVPPADHGQVLDWTQVIRTSGSTSRPPEQERAAVQDAQLRLHQYLAGLVRAKRDDPADDIIGALVKAVDQDGTLSEAELVTTTFLLLFAGHQTTADFLGNAVLALLTHPEQMELLRATPRLLPAAIEELLRFDGPLPVASPRIATEDVDYQGVRIPRGAIVGVAINAANHDPAHFADPDRLDLRRVRGPHLGFGHGVHYCLGVSLARMEAELALGALLRRLSGLRLGVPLAEVRRLPAASPFRGLLELPVTFTA; this is encoded by the coding sequence ATGAGCGACGACGTGATGCCGGCGAGCGAGCTGTACACCGACGCGTTCGCGGCCGACCCGTACCCCGCGCTGGCGCGGCTGCGCGCGGACCGGCCGGTCTGCCCGGTCGGCTCGCCGCGCTTCGACTCCTGGCTGATCACCCGCTTCGACGACGCCCGCACCGCGCTGACCGACCCGCGCCTGTCCAAGGACCTGTACGGCCCGGAGCAGCACTACCTGAAGATCTTCGGCCCGAACTCGGAGGGCCTGAACCGCAACATGCTCAACTCCGACCCGCCGGAGCACACCCGGCTGCGCCGGGTCGTGTCGCAGGCGTTCGCGCCCCGGCGGATCGAGGCGCTGCGCCCCCGGGTGGCCACCATCGTCGACCAGCTCATCGACAAGATGGCCCCGCACGGCGAGGCGGACCTGATGCACGACTTCGCCATCCCGCTGCCGATGACCGTCATCTGCGAGCTGCTCGGCGTACCGCCGGCCGACCACGGGCAGGTGCTGGACTGGACCCAGGTCATTCGCACCTCCGGCTCCACCAGCCGGCCGCCGGAGCAGGAGCGGGCGGCGGTGCAGGACGCCCAGCTGCGCCTGCACCAGTACCTGGCCGGCCTGGTCCGGGCCAAGCGCGACGACCCGGCCGACGACATCATCGGCGCGCTCGTCAAGGCCGTCGACCAGGACGGGACGCTGTCCGAGGCGGAGCTGGTCACCACCACGTTCCTGCTGCTGTTCGCCGGGCACCAGACCACCGCCGACTTCCTCGGCAACGCCGTGCTGGCGCTGCTCACCCATCCCGAGCAGATGGAACTGCTGCGCGCCACGCCGCGCCTGCTGCCGGCCGCGATCGAGGAGCTGCTCCGGTTCGACGGGCCGCTGCCGGTGGCCAGCCCGCGCATCGCCACCGAGGACGTCGACTACCAGGGCGTACGCATCCCGCGCGGCGCGATCGTCGGCGTCGCGATAAACGCGGCCAACCACGACCCGGCGCACTTCGCCGACCCGGACCGGCTGGACCTGCGCCGGGTCCGGGGCCCGCACCTCGGGTTCGGTCACGGCGTCCACTACTGCCTGGGCGTCTCGCTGGCCCGGATGGAGGCCGAGCTCGCGCTCGGCGCGCTCCTGCGCCGGCTGTCCGGACTGCGCCTGGGCGTGCCGCTCGCCGAGGTGCGCCGGCTCCCGGCCGCCTCACCGTTCCGCGGCCTGCTGGAACTGCCGGTCACCTTCACCGCCTGA
- a CDS encoding putative quinol monooxygenase, translating to MSRVRTVLAMRTREGCEERFEAEWLSAAEEIRTLDGCLHQDLVRDADDPRSYLVISDWADRERLDAFGRSTHRDRLLRVIRELRESADRHTYQVLHSVAGGPGEGR from the coding sequence GTGAGCCGGGTCCGGACCGTGCTGGCGATGCGGACCCGCGAGGGCTGCGAGGAGCGCTTCGAGGCCGAGTGGCTCAGCGCCGCCGAGGAGATCCGCACGCTGGACGGCTGCCTGCACCAGGACCTGGTCCGCGACGCCGACGACCCGCGCAGCTACCTGGTCATCAGCGACTGGGCCGACCGCGAGCGGCTGGACGCGTTCGGCCGCAGCACGCATCGCGACCGCCTGCTGCGCGTCATCCGGGAACTGCGTGAGTCCGCCGACCGGCACACCTACCAGGTGCTGCACAGCGTTGCCGGCGGGCCGGGGGAGGGGCGATGA
- a CDS encoding FAD-dependent oxidoreductase: MIRTMLRLRARPGCEPAVGPAFETVAGQLGALAGNLRHELLRDALDPRGFVVVTEWADEAALRAYRRGPVAARLAGLLQPLTEPVDGPSYPPLRETGNGEGPVYVDVELTVPRDRLAEFHRGYPEVVRRMSAIPGYRREQLLREPGSDIHHIFAEWDGAAPFLAWIGDPAHASAQAGPIAPFLLDIRRRLFHVVPDADGRRHPTTGWEADVHRTTDVLVVGAGPTGLTAAVELARRGIDCLVIDKQATPPGHADKAIGVHCRTMEIWEEQGVVREAMDAGIWLTGNMVFVNGAQTHRMSWELPGLPYAHLGLPQYETERILTDRLATLGVRPRRGAELVDLTQDADGVTATVRTADGGTETVRARYVVGADGAHSRVRERLGLTFTGGLGRFPQLFMLVDVDVDWDMPDGHLLRFLHVTDGQMDGMLVCVPLRGEHRYRIATLAPPRFFAQTGGRDAPPGFSEELDEPTISDVQAALDRLAPPGTRASNLRWSSVFRISHGIVDRYREGRIFVAGDAAHLHPPAGGQGMNTGIQDAWNLAWKLALAVRGLAAPGLLDSYETERRPEGEEIVGRAVRMAGTEEVDRADLERQFLQEMSMLLSYASSPLVGETVADPAALGDAPRPGDLAPDVDGLLRRGVGHPLRLRDLTRGTRHTLLLYADGTAEAAELAAFTGLCADARRLAGGELDAYLLLDPDADEPRLLDPPVVRDAERRFRAGYGLTGTGLYLIRPDGHIGFRGAPVDPDALRKHLHLVFGSAR, encoded by the coding sequence ATGATCAGGACGATGCTCCGGCTGCGCGCGCGTCCGGGGTGCGAACCCGCCGTCGGGCCCGCCTTCGAGACCGTCGCCGGACAGCTCGGCGCGCTGGCCGGCAACCTCCGGCACGAGCTGCTCCGCGACGCCCTGGACCCGCGCGGCTTCGTCGTCGTCACCGAATGGGCCGACGAGGCGGCGCTGCGCGCGTACCGGCGCGGGCCGGTGGCGGCCCGCCTGGCCGGCCTGCTCCAGCCGCTCACCGAACCGGTGGACGGCCCGAGCTATCCGCCGCTGCGCGAGACCGGGAACGGCGAGGGCCCGGTCTACGTGGACGTCGAGCTGACAGTGCCGCGCGACCGGCTCGCCGAGTTCCACAGGGGCTATCCCGAGGTGGTACGGCGGATGAGCGCGATACCCGGCTACCGCCGCGAGCAGCTGCTGCGCGAACCCGGCTCGGACATCCACCACATCTTCGCCGAGTGGGACGGAGCCGCTCCGTTCCTCGCCTGGATCGGCGACCCGGCCCACGCCTCCGCGCAGGCCGGGCCGATCGCCCCGTTCCTTCTCGACATCCGGCGCCGCCTGTTCCACGTCGTGCCCGACGCGGACGGCCGCCGTCACCCCACCACGGGCTGGGAGGCCGACGTGCACAGGACAACAGACGTACTCGTCGTCGGGGCGGGGCCCACCGGGCTGACCGCCGCCGTCGAACTGGCCCGCCGGGGCATCGACTGCCTGGTGATCGACAAGCAGGCCACCCCGCCCGGGCACGCCGACAAGGCGATCGGCGTGCACTGCCGCACCATGGAGATCTGGGAGGAGCAGGGCGTCGTACGGGAGGCCATGGACGCCGGCATCTGGCTCACCGGCAACATGGTCTTCGTCAACGGCGCGCAGACCCACCGGATGAGCTGGGAGCTGCCCGGCCTGCCGTACGCGCACCTCGGCCTGCCGCAGTACGAGACCGAACGCATCCTCACCGACCGGCTGGCCACCCTCGGGGTGCGCCCGCGGCGCGGCGCCGAACTGGTCGACCTCACCCAGGACGCCGACGGCGTGACCGCCACCGTCCGCACCGCCGACGGCGGCACCGAGACGGTACGCGCCCGGTACGTCGTCGGCGCCGACGGCGCGCACAGCCGGGTCCGGGAGCGGCTCGGGCTCACCTTCACCGGCGGGCTGGGCCGGTTCCCGCAGCTGTTCATGCTGGTGGACGTCGACGTCGACTGGGACATGCCGGACGGGCACCTGCTGCGGTTCCTGCACGTGACCGACGGGCAGATGGACGGGATGCTCGTCTGCGTACCGCTGCGCGGCGAGCACCGCTACCGCATCGCCACCCTGGCCCCGCCCCGGTTCTTCGCCCAGACCGGCGGGCGCGACGCACCGCCCGGGTTCAGTGAGGAACTCGACGAGCCGACCATCTCCGACGTGCAGGCCGCGCTGGACCGCCTCGCGCCACCCGGCACCCGGGCGAGCAACCTGCGCTGGTCGTCGGTCTTCCGGATCAGCCACGGCATCGTCGACCGCTACCGCGAGGGCCGGATCTTCGTCGCTGGGGACGCCGCCCACCTGCACCCGCCCGCCGGGGGCCAGGGCATGAACACCGGCATCCAGGACGCCTGGAACCTGGCCTGGAAACTCGCGCTGGCGGTACGCGGGCTCGCCGCGCCCGGGCTGCTGGACAGCTACGAGACCGAGCGGCGGCCGGAGGGCGAGGAGATCGTCGGCCGGGCGGTACGGATGGCCGGCACCGAGGAGGTCGACCGCGCCGACCTGGAACGGCAGTTCCTCCAGGAGATGTCCATGCTGCTCAGTTACGCGAGCAGCCCGCTGGTCGGGGAGACCGTCGCCGACCCGGCCGCGCTCGGTGACGCGCCCCGCCCCGGCGACCTCGCGCCGGACGTCGACGGGCTGCTCCGGCGCGGCGTCGGCCACCCGCTGCGGCTGCGCGACCTGACCCGGGGCACCCGGCACACGCTGCTGCTCTACGCCGACGGCACGGCCGAAGCGGCGGAGCTGGCCGCGTTCACCGGCCTGTGCGCCGACGCGCGCCGGCTGGCCGGCGGGGAACTCGACGCGTACCTGCTGCTCGACCCGGACGCCGACGAGCCGCGCCTGCTCGACCCACCAGTGGTGCGCGACGCCGAGCGCCGGTTCCGCGCCGGGTACGGCCTGACCGGCACCGGCCTGTACCTGATCCGCCCGGACGGGCACATCGGGTTCCGGGGCGCGCCGGTCGACCCGGACGCGCTGCGCAAGCACCTGCACCTGGTGTTCGGGAGCGCACGGTGA
- a CDS encoding class I SAM-dependent methyltransferase: protein MTPYDLDVRAWQESWDRQQEAFMPDREHRFAAMLDAVEAVADDRPPRVLDLAGGTGSISLRALARRPDAEVTVLDLDPVLLTLAEAALAGRATVVTADLNNSGWAAALPHRDYDAVLTATALHWVDGPRLTELYREIRDVLRPGGVFVNADHMPDDAMPTLTARLGARSRARRDARYGAGAALSWPDWWARAADDPVLGPLVEKRRQIYPTGHSPEWSPPAAWHLDALRAAGFAEAGVLWRGGADAAVAALR from the coding sequence ATGACTCCTTACGACTTGGACGTACGCGCCTGGCAGGAGAGCTGGGACCGGCAGCAGGAGGCATTCATGCCGGACCGGGAGCACCGCTTCGCCGCGATGCTCGACGCCGTCGAGGCGGTCGCGGACGACCGGCCGCCGCGCGTGCTCGACCTGGCCGGCGGCACCGGCTCGATCAGCCTGCGGGCGCTGGCCCGCCGGCCCGACGCCGAGGTGACGGTGCTCGACCTCGACCCGGTGCTGCTCACCCTCGCCGAGGCGGCGCTGGCCGGGCGGGCCACAGTGGTGACCGCCGACCTCAACAACTCCGGCTGGGCCGCCGCGCTGCCGCACCGGGACTACGACGCCGTGCTCACCGCCACCGCCCTGCACTGGGTGGACGGCCCGCGCCTGACCGAGCTCTACCGCGAGATCCGTGACGTGCTGCGTCCAGGCGGCGTGTTCGTCAACGCCGACCACATGCCCGACGACGCGATGCCGACGCTCACCGCGCGGCTCGGCGCACGGTCACGGGCGCGCCGGGACGCCCGGTACGGCGCCGGCGCGGCGCTGTCCTGGCCGGACTGGTGGGCGCGGGCAGCCGACGACCCGGTGCTCGGCCCGCTGGTGGAGAAGCGTCGGCAGATCTATCCGACCGGGCACAGCCCGGAGTGGAGCCCGCCCGCGGCGTGGCACCTGGACGCGCTGCGCGCGGCCGGCTTCGCCGAGGCCGGCGTGCTCTGGCGGGGCGGCGCGGACGCCGCGGTGGCCGCGCTGCGCTGA
- a CDS encoding helix-turn-helix transcriptional regulator, giving the protein MLSASTVHIALRGRDDECDAIRRLLDRDSGGALLFHGPPGAGRSALLAYARLWATGRTVLTGAGLADEATLPYAGLHRLLDPVLDADTALPVRQRRLLRRVLGGDGCPADQRLALAAAVRSLLAAVAGDRPLLCTVDDLDIGDRQSAWTLAVVARRLRRLPVAVLLTATAPATVDGVPAHRLRPLDADECHAMLTDRGHRPPAPVAAALAELSGGSPAALADLAGTLTPAQWRGEAPLPGTPPVDGAFAAAYRARLDRLPAPTRRMVLLAALDHGDDTGTLVRAAWSAGLTVEALAPAEAAGLLRTGPGGVTFPHPLARTMITAVAPLADLRAAHLLLTGTLAGGPLGRALRHATAPDCPADVLAAELAAAVDGAPDRAAAAAALRRAAELTADPGRAAELTVAAARCAWTAGDPDQARGLLRRLTGGPAHGPAELVRGDMQLRCDAPADAVATLLAAADAVAPADRRSALLALVRAGEAICVTGDQFRYAEVARRAEALRRPGDPPDLDLLATFAVGVGATLRGDHARGGPALRRVVVLGGRLSGPALTPGALVCAAAAALLVAVDGPAHRLAGRAVEVARTRGELSLLPRSLELRAVAEYWLGRHEAAAETAREGVRAARATGQHACAQVHLGILAVLAAVRADRAGALARIAEIGDGAAPGSRPDAYARWALGVLDLIDGRYADAVARLSTLARTGTGRGQVLVQVMATPYLVEAAAHDGGRPAAALAVFDHWASSTASPSRRALAARCRALLAPRGGPEAEREFHTALRLHPADSDRFERARTELLFGRELRRRRRPRDARAHLHRARETFTVLGATVWADRAGEELRAAGESVGPVPHGPEQLLTGQQLHIARLVAQGATNREIATRMSLSTRTVDHHLRNVFHRLGVRSRTELARLLA; this is encoded by the coding sequence ATGCTTTCTGCATCGACAGTGCATATAGCCCTCCGTGGCCGGGACGACGAGTGCGACGCGATCCGCCGGCTCCTCGACCGGGACTCCGGCGGCGCGCTGCTGTTCCACGGGCCGCCCGGCGCAGGGCGCAGCGCCCTGTTGGCGTACGCCCGCCTGTGGGCCACGGGACGCACGGTGCTCACCGGCGCCGGCCTGGCCGACGAGGCGACGCTGCCCTACGCCGGGCTGCACCGCCTGCTCGACCCGGTGCTGGACGCGGACACCGCGCTGCCGGTGCGGCAGCGGCGGCTGCTGCGCCGCGTGCTCGGCGGCGACGGCTGCCCGGCCGACCAGCGGCTCGCCCTCGCCGCGGCGGTCCGCTCCCTGCTCGCCGCCGTCGCCGGGGACCGGCCACTGCTGTGCACTGTGGACGACCTCGACATCGGCGACCGGCAGAGCGCCTGGACGCTCGCCGTGGTGGCGCGCCGGCTGCGCCGGCTGCCGGTGGCGGTGCTGCTGACCGCTACCGCCCCGGCCACTGTCGACGGGGTGCCGGCGCACCGGCTGCGCCCGCTGGACGCCGACGAGTGCCACGCGATGCTCACCGACCGCGGCCACCGGCCACCCGCGCCGGTGGCCGCCGCGCTGGCCGAGCTGAGCGGCGGCAGTCCGGCGGCGCTGGCCGACCTGGCCGGCACGCTCACCCCGGCCCAGTGGCGCGGCGAGGCGCCATTGCCCGGCACGCCGCCGGTGGACGGCGCGTTCGCCGCCGCATACCGGGCCCGCCTCGACCGGTTGCCGGCGCCGACCCGGCGGATGGTGCTGCTCGCCGCGCTCGACCACGGCGACGACACGGGCACGCTGGTGCGCGCCGCCTGGTCCGCCGGTCTGACGGTCGAGGCGCTCGCCCCGGCCGAGGCGGCCGGGCTGCTGCGGACCGGGCCCGGCGGGGTGACGTTCCCGCACCCGCTCGCCCGCACGATGATCACCGCCGTCGCGCCGCTGGCCGACCTGCGCGCGGCGCACCTGCTGCTGACCGGCACGCTCGCCGGCGGTCCGCTGGGCCGCGCGCTGCGCCACGCCACCGCCCCCGACTGCCCGGCCGACGTGCTCGCCGCCGAACTGGCGGCGGCCGTGGACGGGGCGCCCGACCGCGCCGCCGCGGCCGCCGCGCTGCGCCGCGCCGCCGAGCTGACCGCCGATCCCGGGCGGGCGGCCGAGCTGACCGTGGCGGCGGCCCGCTGCGCCTGGACCGCCGGCGACCCGGACCAGGCCCGAGGGCTGCTGCGGCGCCTGACCGGCGGACCGGCGCACGGCCCGGCCGAACTGGTACGGGGAGACATGCAGCTACGGTGCGACGCGCCCGCCGACGCGGTCGCCACGCTGCTGGCCGCCGCCGACGCGGTCGCGCCGGCCGACCGCCGCTCCGCCCTGCTCGCGCTGGTCCGCGCCGGCGAGGCCATCTGCGTCACCGGCGATCAGTTCCGCTACGCCGAGGTGGCGCGCCGCGCCGAGGCGCTGCGGCGGCCCGGCGACCCGCCCGACCTGGACCTGCTGGCCACCTTCGCGGTGGGCGTCGGGGCGACCCTGCGCGGCGACCACGCCCGCGGCGGCCCGGCGCTGCGCCGGGTCGTCGTCCTCGGCGGCCGGCTGTCCGGGCCCGCGCTCACTCCGGGCGCGCTGGTCTGCGCCGCCGCGGCGGCGTTGCTGGTGGCGGTCGACGGGCCCGCGCACCGGCTCGCCGGCCGGGCGGTCGAGGTGGCCCGCACGCGCGGCGAGCTGTCCCTGCTGCCCCGGTCGCTGGAGCTGCGGGCCGTCGCCGAGTACTGGCTGGGCCGGCACGAGGCCGCGGCGGAGACCGCCCGCGAGGGCGTGCGCGCCGCCCGCGCCACCGGCCAGCACGCCTGCGCCCAGGTGCACCTCGGCATCCTCGCGGTGCTGGCCGCGGTACGCGCCGACCGGGCCGGCGCGCTGGCCCGGATCGCCGAGATCGGCGACGGGGCCGCGCCCGGGAGCCGGCCGGACGCGTACGCCAGGTGGGCGCTCGGCGTGCTGGACCTCATCGACGGCCGGTACGCCGACGCGGTCGCCCGGCTGTCCACGCTGGCCCGTACCGGCACCGGCCGGGGGCAGGTGCTGGTGCAGGTGATGGCCACGCCGTACCTGGTGGAGGCCGCCGCCCACGACGGCGGGCGCCCGGCTGCCGCGCTCGCCGTGTTCGACCACTGGGCCAGCAGCACGGCGAGCCCGTCGCGGCGGGCCCTGGCGGCGCGCTGCCGCGCGCTGCTCGCGCCCCGGGGCGGCCCGGAGGCCGAACGGGAGTTCCACACGGCGCTGCGGCTGCACCCGGCCGACTCCGACCGGTTCGAGCGCGCCCGCACCGAGCTGCTGTTCGGCCGGGAGCTGCGCCGCCGGCGCCGCCCGCGCGACGCCCGGGCCCACCTGCACCGCGCGCGGGAGACGTTCACAGTGCTCGGCGCGACCGTCTGGGCCGACCGGGCGGGCGAGGAGCTGCGCGCGGCGGGGGAGTCGGTCGGGCCGGTGCCGCACGGCCCGGAGCAGCTGCTGACCGGGCAGCAGCTGCACATCGCCCGGCTGGTCGCGCAGGGGGCGACCAACCGGGAGATCGCCACCCGGATGTCCCTGTCCACCCGGACCGTCGACCACCACCTGCGCAACGTCTTCCACCGGCTGGGCGTGCGCTCCCGCACCGAGCTGGCCCGCCTGCTGGCCTGA
- a CDS encoding alpha/beta hydrolase family protein, which yields MPTTIRSRTPVRALARFAVAALLATGGALAVPASASAASPYERGPAPTSAILEASRGPFATSSTNVSSLSVTGFGGGVIYYPTSTAEGTFGAIAISPGYTASWSSLSWLGPRIASHGFVVIGIETNTRLDQPDSRGRQLLAALDYLTQRSSVRGRIDSSRLAVAGHSMGGGGSLEAAAARPSLQAAVPLAPWNLDKTWSEVRVPTLIIGGETDSVAPVASHSIPFYNSIPASSEKAYLELDGASHFFPQTTNTPTAKQMVAWLKRFVDDDTRYEQFLCPGPSGSAIQEYRNTCPSA from the coding sequence GTGCCCACCACCATCCGTTCCCGTACCCCCGTCCGTGCCCTGGCCCGGTTCGCCGTGGCGGCGCTGCTCGCCACGGGCGGCGCTCTCGCCGTCCCGGCCTCGGCGAGCGCCGCCAGCCCCTACGAGCGCGGCCCGGCGCCCACGAGCGCCATCCTGGAGGCCAGCCGCGGCCCGTTCGCCACCTCGTCGACCAACGTCTCCTCGTTGAGCGTGACCGGCTTCGGCGGCGGCGTCATCTACTACCCGACCAGCACCGCCGAGGGCACCTTCGGCGCGATCGCCATCTCGCCCGGCTACACCGCCTCCTGGTCCAGCCTGAGCTGGCTCGGACCGCGGATCGCCTCGCACGGCTTCGTGGTGATCGGCATCGAGACCAACACCCGGCTGGACCAGCCGGACAGCCGGGGCCGCCAGCTCCTGGCCGCGCTGGACTACCTGACCCAGCGCAGCTCGGTGCGGGGCCGGATCGACTCCTCCCGGCTCGCCGTGGCCGGGCACTCGATGGGTGGCGGCGGCAGCCTGGAGGCCGCGGCGGCCCGGCCGTCGTTGCAGGCCGCCGTCCCGCTCGCGCCGTGGAACCTGGACAAGACCTGGTCCGAGGTACGGGTGCCGACGCTCATCATCGGCGGCGAGACCGACAGTGTCGCGCCGGTGGCGAGCCACTCGATCCCGTTCTACAACAGCATCCCGGCGTCGTCGGAGAAGGCGTACCTGGAGCTGGACGGCGCGAGCCACTTCTTCCCGCAGACGACGAACACGCCGACGGCGAAGCAGATGGTGGCCTGGCTGAAGCGGTTCGTCGACGACGACACCCGCTACGAGCAGTTCCTCTGCCCCGGCCCGAGCGGGTCGGCGATCCAGGAGTACCGCAACACCTGCCCCAGCGCCTGA